From Sporosarcina sp. Marseille-Q4943, the proteins below share one genomic window:
- a CDS encoding DEAD/DEAH box helicase codes for MTKFSELNISESTQNALARMGFEEATPIQEGTIKFGMEGRDVIGQAQTGTGKTAAFGIPIIEKIDINNPAVQALVIAPTRELAIQVSEEIYKIGYGRRARVLTVYGGQEIGRQIRALRNNPQIIVGTPGRILDHINRKTLKLNQVNTLVLDEADEMLNMGFIEDINTILASVPDTRQTLLFSATMPPAIRKIAETFMKEPEIVKIKSKEMTVENIDQYFVKAQEREKFDVLSRLLNVHQPELAIVFGRTKRRVDELSHALSIRGYLAEGIHGDLTQAKRMSVLRQFKDNKIDVLVATDVAARGLDISGVTHVYNFDIPQDPESYVHRIGRTGRAGKSGMAITFVTPREMGYLRTVEETTKKRMTPLQPPTEDEALIGQQRLAMEQLSEIVEKNELNDYKALASELLEKYEAQDLVAAAIRSLTKEPDDTPVKITEERPLPNRKTGSRDRGGFKGSRGGGRSYGGGRGYGGGGGSRRGSRDGGGRRDRSRGKSER; via the coding sequence TTGACGAAATTTTCAGAACTTAATATTAGCGAATCCACACAAAATGCTCTAGCGCGCATGGGGTTTGAAGAAGCAACACCGATCCAGGAAGGCACTATCAAATTTGGCATGGAAGGCCGCGATGTCATCGGTCAGGCGCAGACAGGTACGGGTAAAACTGCTGCTTTCGGTATTCCAATCATTGAGAAAATTGATATTAACAATCCTGCAGTACAAGCATTGGTCATTGCACCGACTCGTGAATTGGCGATCCAAGTATCCGAAGAGATCTATAAAATTGGATACGGAAGACGCGCACGTGTGTTGACTGTGTACGGAGGCCAGGAAATCGGGCGGCAAATTCGAGCATTACGCAACAATCCGCAAATCATTGTCGGAACTCCGGGACGTATCCTTGACCATATTAACCGTAAAACTTTGAAATTGAACCAGGTGAATACGCTCGTCCTTGACGAAGCGGATGAAATGCTCAACATGGGCTTCATCGAAGACATCAACACGATTTTGGCAAGTGTTCCTGATACTCGCCAAACACTTCTATTCTCTGCAACGATGCCTCCTGCAATCCGTAAAATTGCTGAGACATTCATGAAAGAGCCGGAAATCGTAAAAATCAAGTCGAAAGAAATGACTGTTGAAAACATCGACCAATATTTCGTAAAAGCGCAAGAAAGAGAAAAGTTCGACGTTCTTTCTCGCTTGTTGAACGTTCACCAGCCTGAGCTTGCAATCGTCTTCGGCCGTACGAAACGCCGTGTCGATGAGCTATCCCACGCATTGAGCATCCGCGGATACTTGGCGGAAGGGATCCATGGCGACTTGACGCAAGCAAAACGGATGTCCGTTCTTCGCCAGTTCAAGGATAATAAAATCGACGTTCTAGTTGCTACAGACGTAGCGGCACGTGGATTGGATATTTCAGGTGTAACACACGTTTACAACTTCGATATTCCACAAGATCCAGAAAGCTATGTACACCGTATCGGCCGTACAGGACGTGCTGGTAAAAGCGGTATGGCGATCACTTTCGTCACTCCGCGTGAAATGGGCTACCTTCGTACAGTTGAGGAAACGACGAAGAAGCGTATGACTCCACTTCAGCCACCGACTGAAGACGAAGCATTGATCGGTCAACAACGTCTAGCGATGGAGCAACTATCGGAGATTGTTGAGAAAAACGAACTGAACGACTATAAGGCACTTGCATCTGAGCTTCTTGAAAAATACGAAGCACAGGATCTTGTTGCAGCGGCAATTAGGTCGTTGACGAAAGAGCCAGATGATACACCTGTCAAAATTACGGAAGAGCGCCCATTACCTAACCGTAAGACGGGTTCCCGTGATCGTGGCGGCTTCAAAGGCAGCCGTGGCGGCGGCCGTTCTTACGGCGGCGGACGCGGTTATGGCGGAGGCGGCGGTTCACGTCGCGGAAGCCGTGACGGTGGCGGACGCAGAGACCGTTCTAGAGGCAAATCCGAAAGATAA
- a CDS encoding Lmo0850 family protein, protein MAKEKVDLKKIISNLAKLGVSATATKSRMEMLKALAPPSNDPQIQS, encoded by the coding sequence ATGGCGAAAGAAAAAGTTGATTTGAAAAAAATCATCTCCAACTTGGCGAAGTTGGGTGTTTCGGCAACAGCAACGAAATCCCGGATGGAAATGCTGAAAGCCCTCGCGCCACCTTCAAATGACCCGCAAATACAGTCATAA
- a CDS encoding MFS transporter, translating to MKKSILLLMSVQFFVYLGFGIIIPVLPEVIVQQELSEIHVGGLLTVYSLASFFTAPLWGALSDRTGRKKLIMVGLIGFSLSFFLFSFFIENLTMLYLSRVVGGIFSGALYTAVTGFVGDMTTEENRNKYMGLLGMSIGLGFIFGPAIGGVLGDISLQTPFIASGVLTLLLLVYAGIILKEPERLGEANKRALLPKGGTMLWQYRIRNLFLLSFMVTLILAGIESTFQLFQISAIEITPLQIGYLFMAVGFVDAAIQGGVVRRVKNGSETKWILGGQIITAIGLILIPFTGSLFWAGVALSVFTAGNALSRTVLVSLTSKESGGKYGTAAGMTYSMDNLGRIIGPLLFTWLFTRMTGEIYYISAALAVLSIVFIFTYRKSSKTLRSAH from the coding sequence ATGAAAAAATCAATCTTACTGTTAATGTCGGTACAATTTTTCGTATATCTCGGATTTGGCATCATCATTCCCGTTTTGCCGGAAGTGATTGTGCAGCAGGAGCTTTCTGAAATTCACGTAGGCGGATTGCTCACAGTCTATTCGCTCGCTTCCTTCTTCACCGCGCCGCTATGGGGTGCTTTATCGGACAGGACGGGACGGAAGAAACTGATCATGGTCGGCCTCATCGGTTTCAGCCTGAGCTTTTTCCTGTTCTCCTTCTTCATTGAAAACCTTACGATGCTCTACCTTTCCCGTGTCGTCGGCGGGATTTTCTCAGGTGCGTTGTATACGGCGGTTACAGGATTTGTCGGGGATATGACGACCGAGGAAAATCGGAATAAATATATGGGCTTGCTCGGCATGTCAATCGGGCTCGGATTCATTTTCGGTCCAGCGATCGGCGGTGTTCTTGGCGATATTAGCCTGCAAACTCCATTTATCGCGTCCGGTGTATTGACGTTGCTTCTTCTTGTCTACGCGGGAATCATATTGAAAGAGCCAGAGCGTCTTGGCGAGGCGAATAAACGAGCGCTTCTTCCGAAAGGTGGCACAATGCTTTGGCAATACCGGATCCGGAATTTGTTCCTTCTTTCCTTCATGGTGACGTTGATCTTGGCGGGAATTGAATCCACATTCCAATTGTTTCAGATTTCCGCCATTGAAATCACACCTTTGCAAATCGGCTATTTATTCATGGCGGTCGGCTTTGTCGATGCAGCTATTCAAGGCGGTGTCGTGCGTCGGGTGAAAAACGGGTCGGAAACGAAGTGGATTTTAGGCGGCCAAATCATTACTGCCATCGGACTGATTTTAATACCGTTCACGGGCAGCCTATTTTGGGCGGGCGTTGCACTCAGCGTCTTCACGGCGGGCAACGCGCTCTCACGGACAGTCCTCGTTTCATTGACATCGAAGGAATCCGGCGGAAAGTATGGGACTGCAGCCGGGATGACGTATTCAATGGACAATCTGGGACGCATCATCGGGCCTCTTTTATTCACATGGCTCTTCACGAGAATGACAGGCGAAATCTACTATATATCCGCAGCACTTGCGGTCCTTTCAATCGTCTTCATTTTCACGTATCGAAAATCGTCCAAAACATTGCGATCCGCACACTAA
- a CDS encoding MFS transporter, with protein sequence MSESIKIKRATYHLWTFTISKLIASFGAQVYAFAVSFYILQLTGSATSFATNLICSILPRTLVAPFAGYVADRYSRKAIVITAQIASTMAIGGLLTVSLTSGISLVAIYITTAILAITSTFSGVTFSSSITGLVDEARIQKAMSLNQMSISFAAIGSPAIAGVLYGTVTMPVFLTIYMSASTLAVLLESTMNFKLFARRKEVVEGEPKESMLQSMKAGLSYLRLQPVIMAIIWISLFINFLFGAFMVGHSFILIEKLKMAPEHFGLVDGALAVGMLLMSLYLSMRKEVKFPLLVGKRGIIGMALLMSGVAFPLILAMPYSWMFAYYATLMFGFGLIQIIVNTPLMVMMQKMIDDDYKGRVFSILETMAMALMPLGMVLYGFLYDVLPAQWILIVSSLLLIGVVLVLARPSVVRKAHPELEDRKAVKAKAVSEL encoded by the coding sequence TTGAGCGAATCAATAAAGATTAAAAGGGCCACATATCATCTATGGACGTTCACAATTAGTAAGCTTATCGCATCGTTCGGCGCGCAAGTATATGCGTTCGCCGTCAGCTTTTATATATTGCAATTGACGGGTTCCGCGACAAGCTTTGCGACGAACCTGATCTGCAGTATTTTGCCCCGTACTCTTGTTGCGCCATTTGCGGGTTATGTGGCGGACCGATATTCACGAAAGGCGATCGTCATAACGGCGCAGATTGCATCTACAATGGCGATTGGGGGGCTTCTTACTGTCAGTTTGACTTCGGGCATTTCGCTTGTTGCGATTTACATTACGACAGCGATTCTGGCTATCACTTCCACATTCTCAGGGGTGACATTTAGTTCATCGATAACTGGACTTGTCGATGAGGCACGAATTCAAAAGGCGATGTCCCTTAACCAAATGTCGATTTCATTTGCAGCGATTGGCAGTCCCGCAATTGCAGGCGTGTTATATGGAACCGTCACGATGCCAGTGTTCCTTACAATATACATGTCAGCTTCGACGCTTGCGGTACTTCTTGAATCGACGATGAATTTCAAGCTATTCGCAAGAAGGAAAGAAGTTGTAGAAGGGGAGCCGAAAGAGTCGATGCTACAAAGTATGAAAGCGGGGCTCTCCTATTTGAGGCTGCAGCCGGTCATCATGGCGATCATTTGGATTTCATTATTCATTAACTTTTTATTCGGCGCGTTCATGGTCGGCCACTCTTTCATCCTCATTGAAAAATTGAAAATGGCGCCGGAGCATTTTGGACTCGTCGATGGAGCATTGGCAGTTGGGATGTTGCTCATGTCGCTTTACTTATCAATGCGGAAAGAAGTGAAATTCCCACTATTAGTTGGAAAGCGGGGGATCATCGGAATGGCTCTACTTATGAGTGGAGTAGCATTTCCGCTCATCCTTGCCATGCCGTACTCATGGATGTTCGCCTATTACGCAACGCTCATGTTCGGCTTCGGGTTAATACAAATCATCGTCAATACACCGTTGATGGTCATGATGCAAAAGATGATTGATGACGATTATAAAGGACGTGTGTTTTCTATTCTCGAAACGATGGCAATGGCGCTTATGCCGCTAGGAATGGTTTTATACGGGTTCTTGTATGATGTCTTACCGGCACAGTGGATTCTCATTGTATCCAGTCTATTATTGATCGGAGTCGTTCTCGTGTTAGCAAGGCCGTCGGTTGTACGAAAGGCGCATCCAGAACTTGAAGATCGGAAAGCTGTGAAAGCGAAAGCCGTATCGGAACTATAA
- the murF gene encoding UDP-N-acetylmuramoyl-tripeptide--D-alanyl-D-alanine ligase produces the protein MKRLLTVLAEWLQAEGQLMDDVLVSGVSIDTRTLKEGDLFIPFRGEQVNGHKYVRQAIEKGAAASLWMKDEPGAPSDIPLIFVDDPELALQQLARAYREELACRFIGITGSNGKTSTKDLIASVLSPYFKVQKTEGNFNNQLGLPLTILSLEEDAEVAVLEMGMSGFNEISFLSYLAKPHYAVITNIGEAHMQDLGSREGIAKAKFEIIDGLQEDGTLFYDGDEPLLNALVSEHLELRAVSFGYDDSADLSLVSTESGDEGSRFTAKGIIDGSFTIPVFGSHQVKNSLAAILIARELGLNNEQIDAALRQSKLTDMRMQPVVANNGALFINDAYNAAPTSMQAALAFLQDTKLRSDKWAVLGDMLELGENERHYHESIARQLGTISLQGILLYGPRMKWLYEELLNTGNETQVIWSESDYDPLIATLLSSIDENSIVLLKGSRGMALEKIMNGVLQA, from the coding sequence GTGAAACGTTTATTAACAGTACTGGCAGAGTGGCTGCAGGCAGAAGGGCAGCTCATGGACGATGTACTTGTAAGCGGGGTGTCGATCGACACTCGCACTCTTAAAGAGGGCGATTTGTTCATCCCGTTCCGCGGCGAACAGGTGAATGGGCATAAGTACGTCCGACAAGCGATTGAAAAAGGGGCGGCGGCATCGCTCTGGATGAAAGATGAACCAGGAGCGCCTTCCGATATCCCGCTAATTTTCGTCGATGACCCGGAACTCGCGCTGCAGCAGCTAGCTCGCGCTTATCGGGAAGAGCTAGCATGCAGATTTATCGGAATTACCGGCTCAAACGGCAAGACATCGACGAAAGATTTGATCGCAAGCGTCCTTTCGCCTTATTTTAAAGTGCAAAAGACGGAAGGCAATTTTAATAATCAATTAGGGTTGCCGTTGACGATTCTTTCGTTGGAAGAAGATGCGGAAGTCGCCGTCCTTGAAATGGGGATGAGCGGCTTTAATGAAATTTCTTTCCTATCGTATCTGGCGAAGCCGCATTACGCCGTCATTACGAATATCGGCGAAGCGCATATGCAAGACCTCGGTTCCCGCGAAGGGATCGCGAAGGCGAAATTCGAAATCATCGATGGGTTGCAGGAAGACGGCACTCTTTTCTATGATGGCGACGAGCCGCTATTGAATGCGTTAGTGTCGGAACATCTGGAGCTGAGAGCGGTCTCTTTCGGCTACGACGACAGTGCGGATCTTTCACTCGTCTCTACGGAATCGGGGGACGAAGGAAGCCGGTTTACAGCGAAAGGAATTATCGATGGCAGCTTTACAATTCCCGTTTTCGGTTCCCATCAAGTGAAAAATTCCCTTGCTGCGATTTTGATTGCCCGCGAACTTGGTCTCAATAACGAACAGATTGACGCGGCACTCCGTCAGTCAAAGCTTACGGATATGAGAATGCAGCCTGTCGTCGCCAATAACGGTGCGCTCTTCATCAATGACGCATACAATGCGGCGCCGACGTCGATGCAGGCGGCACTTGCGTTCTTGCAGGACACGAAGCTCCGTTCTGACAAATGGGCTGTTTTGGGAGATATGCTCGAACTTGGCGAAAATGAACGGCATTACCATGAATCAATTGCCCGACAGCTTGGCACTATAAGCTTACAGGGAATCCTTTTATATGGCCCGCGAATGAAATGGCTTTATGAAGAGCTTCTGAACACTGGGAATGAAACACAAGTCATCTGGTCGGAAAGCGATTATGATCCATTGATCGCGACACTTCTTTCTTCCATTGACGAGAATTCCATCGTCTTGTTGAAAGGCTCGAGAGGAATGGCGCTCGAGAAGATTATGAATGGCGTGTTGCAAGCATGA
- a CDS encoding helix-turn-helix transcriptional regulator — translation MDTLGERIRSLRKQRKMTLEALAGDQLTKGMLSLIENNKANPSMESLSYIAERLGVEMSELLEEVNTQELREVLEKVEKLTNTEIDEITDEHKQIIELIGPYAEKLTHGYEAARLLDIYSRALYLEKKDGWQEASDKAAKIYDQMNIIPRLASMGIFRSMVKFSEHDYESALAILLKEREQIEARDAFIDPLTRLDFDYTEAVLHYAVGDAEEAIRVMKIGIEFSKEKQVFYRIDHLYRLATFHAMMTGDEEAKKYYERKMELYGEFADDKDSIFFTVFTKVHYMTSYKKSYEEALALINNFYTENELLNYQKPYGFMEKGKALYGTGNYEEALSCFEQVVIADYIHHPFDLSIFYEKDAYAALCHLALGNEAEALRSIDIAVKNISTMPRTPYKDFIMETYELIHGK, via the coding sequence GTGGATACGTTAGGCGAACGAATCAGGTCGTTGCGAAAACAGCGGAAGATGACATTAGAAGCATTGGCAGGAGACCAGCTGACAAAAGGAATGCTCAGTTTAATTGAAAACAATAAAGCGAATCCATCGATGGAGAGCTTGTCGTATATCGCAGAACGGCTCGGAGTGGAAATGTCTGAGCTATTGGAAGAAGTAAATACGCAGGAGCTGCGTGAAGTATTGGAGAAGGTGGAGAAACTAACTAATACGGAAATTGATGAGATAACAGATGAGCATAAGCAAATTATCGAATTAATCGGTCCATATGCTGAGAAGTTGACGCATGGTTATGAAGCTGCGCGCCTTTTGGACATCTATAGCAGAGCTCTTTATCTTGAAAAGAAGGACGGATGGCAGGAAGCTTCTGATAAGGCAGCCAAGATCTACGATCAAATGAATATCATTCCCCGCCTTGCCTCAATGGGTATTTTCAGATCGATGGTGAAATTTTCGGAGCATGATTATGAAAGTGCTCTTGCCATCCTATTGAAGGAAAGGGAGCAGATAGAAGCGCGGGATGCGTTCATCGATCCACTGACCCGACTGGATTTCGATTATACAGAAGCTGTTCTTCACTATGCAGTTGGAGATGCTGAAGAAGCGATTCGTGTCATGAAGATAGGCATCGAATTTTCGAAGGAGAAACAAGTCTTTTATCGCATTGATCATTTATATCGCTTGGCTACATTCCACGCTATGATGACAGGTGATGAGGAAGCAAAGAAGTATTATGAGAGGAAAATGGAGTTATACGGTGAATTTGCGGATGATAAAGACTCGATTTTCTTTACGGTCTTTACAAAAGTCCATTATATGACTTCCTATAAGAAATCATACGAGGAAGCACTGGCTCTAATCAACAATTTTTACACTGAGAATGAACTTCTCAACTACCAGAAGCCCTATGGTTTTATGGAAAAAGGCAAAGCACTGTACGGGACTGGTAACTATGAGGAGGCGCTATCGTGCTTTGAGCAAGTAGTAATTGCAGACTATATCCATCATCCATTCGACCTATCCATCTTTTACGAAAAGGATGCATACGCGGCGCTATGCCATCTAGCCTTAGGGAATGAAGCGGAAGCTCTCCGTTCGATTGACATAGCGGTGAAAAACATTTCCACCATGCCACGAACACCTTATAAGGATTTCATTATGGAGACGTATGAATTGATTCATGGCAAATAA
- a CDS encoding D-alanine--D-alanine ligase: MKKKLGLVYGGKSAEHEVSLSTATAVTNAIDFDKYEVIPVYITYEGEWRKGEPLAAPAESIEQLRLERVGGKPDSIHDFLNGNGMPDIILPLLHGTNGEDGTVQGLFEVMNIPYAGNGVLASSAGMDKVVMKQLFAQVGLKQVPYVHFIRNQWKKDQEHWVGKMEQELMFPMFVKPANLGSSVGISKATDRESLIAAVEFALKFDRKIIVEQGVTAREIEVGILGNDDPACSVLGEIKPVAAFYDYEAKYQDGNTELLIPAPVTNEVETTLKDMAIRAFKVLDCAGLVRADFFVTDQDEVLINEINTMPGFTPTSMFPLLWQNTGTSYPELIDRLIELALERHEEKQQLQYKMD; the protein is encoded by the coding sequence ATGAAGAAGAAACTGGGTTTAGTGTATGGCGGGAAATCCGCGGAGCACGAAGTATCCCTATCAACTGCCACGGCGGTAACAAATGCGATTGACTTTGATAAATATGAAGTGATTCCTGTCTATATAACGTATGAAGGTGAGTGGAGGAAAGGGGAGCCGCTCGCAGCTCCTGCTGAGTCGATCGAGCAATTGCGATTGGAACGTGTTGGCGGAAAGCCTGACAGCATTCATGATTTTTTGAATGGAAACGGGATGCCTGACATTATTCTTCCACTATTGCACGGAACGAACGGGGAAGATGGAACGGTTCAAGGACTATTCGAAGTGATGAACATCCCTTATGCAGGAAACGGCGTGCTCGCTTCTTCCGCAGGCATGGATAAAGTCGTCATGAAGCAGCTCTTCGCTCAAGTCGGACTGAAGCAAGTCCCTTATGTCCATTTCATCCGCAACCAATGGAAAAAGGACCAAGAGCATTGGGTCGGGAAAATGGAGCAGGAATTGATGTTCCCCATGTTCGTGAAGCCAGCGAATTTAGGTTCAAGCGTCGGCATCAGCAAAGCGACCGATCGTGAAAGCTTGATTGCTGCAGTGGAATTCGCGTTGAAATTCGATCGGAAAATCATCGTCGAGCAAGGTGTCACTGCGCGCGAAATTGAAGTCGGCATCCTTGGAAATGATGACCCGGCGTGCTCCGTCCTCGGGGAAATTAAACCGGTGGCGGCATTTTATGATTACGAAGCGAAATACCAGGACGGCAATACGGAATTGCTCATCCCTGCGCCGGTGACGAATGAAGTGGAAACGACATTGAAAGATATGGCGATCCGCGCATTCAAAGTGCTCGATTGCGCTGGGTTAGTGCGGGCGGACTTCTTTGTGACCGATCAGGACGAAGTGCTCATCAATGAAATCAATACGATGCCGGGCTTCACGCCGACAAGCATGTTTCCGTTGCTATGGCAAAATACAGGTACATCATACCCGGAATTGATTGACAGGCTCATTGAACTGGCACTTGAACGGCATGAAGAAAAGCAACAGTTACAATATAAAATGGATTGA
- a CDS encoding FtsW/RodA/SpoVE family cell cycle protein: MNIDKKPVDRFDWPLAFILLLFFTISIIAIASAQTTGQYSINFIPSQIQWYVVGAAIIAVTMYLEPEQYKKAAWIIYGGGVFILAILFILPDSLELVARRNGAKSWFHLPGLGSIQPAEFMKTFFIIGLARTITKHHERFLEKTLQTDFLLLGKIFAVFIIPFLFIMLQPDLGTGLVFIAITTALVIVAGITWRIILPIFVGIASLGLTVLWMALYAQDFLAKLGVKPYQLERIYSWLDPYSYASNEGRHLITSLNAIGSGEIFGKGFKGREVYVAESHTDFIFSVIGEDWGFIGASLVICLYFFLIYHMTKITLELKDPFSTYICAGIIAMITFHVFENIGMTIQLLPITGIPLPFISYGGSSLMGNMLAIGLIFSMKFHHRTYMFSSDEDE; this comes from the coding sequence ATGAATATAGATAAAAAACCAGTGGATCGATTCGATTGGCCACTTGCATTCATCCTGCTCCTCTTCTTCACGATCAGCATCATCGCCATCGCATCCGCTCAGACGACAGGACAATATAGTATAAACTTCATCCCATCCCAAATCCAATGGTATGTCGTTGGGGCAGCCATCATCGCCGTCACGATGTACTTGGAGCCGGAGCAGTACAAGAAAGCCGCATGGATCATCTATGGCGGCGGTGTATTCATCTTGGCAATTCTTTTCATTTTGCCTGATAGCTTGGAACTTGTTGCCCGCAGAAATGGTGCGAAAAGCTGGTTCCATTTACCAGGACTCGGAAGCATCCAACCAGCTGAGTTCATGAAGACGTTCTTCATCATCGGCCTTGCACGCACGATCACGAAGCACCATGAGCGATTTTTGGAAAAGACGTTGCAAACGGATTTCCTGTTGCTCGGCAAAATTTTCGCCGTCTTCATCATTCCGTTTTTATTCATCATGCTGCAGCCGGATTTAGGGACAGGCCTCGTCTTCATCGCTATCACAACCGCTTTGGTCATCGTGGCGGGCATCACATGGCGGATCATCCTGCCGATTTTCGTCGGGATTGCGTCTTTAGGGCTGACAGTTCTTTGGATGGCCTTGTACGCACAGGACTTCTTGGCGAAACTCGGTGTCAAGCCGTATCAGCTCGAACGAATTTACTCATGGCTCGATCCGTATTCATATGCTTCGAATGAAGGGCGGCACCTCATCACATCCTTGAACGCCATCGGTTCCGGGGAAATATTCGGGAAAGGGTTCAAAGGGCGGGAAGTGTACGTCGCCGAGAGCCATACCGATTTCATTTTCAGCGTCATCGGGGAAGACTGGGGATTCATCGGCGCGAGCCTCGTCATTTGCCTTTACTTCTTCCTGATCTATCATATGACGAAAATCACACTTGAATTAAAGGATCCATTCAGCACATATATTTGCGCAGGCATCATCGCAATGATCACATTCCACGTGTTCGAGAACATCGGCATGACGATCCAACTACTGCCGATAACAGGCATCCCCCTGCCGTTCATTAGTTACGGGGGCAGTTCATTGATGGGCAACATGCTCGCCATCGGCCTCATCTTCAGTATGAAGTTCCATCATCGGACCTACATGTTCAGTTCTGATGAGGACGAATAA
- a CDS encoding carboxylesterase: MKTGVLFLHGFTGGTFEVRPFIRYVEERTDWITSVPILPGHDFPIDLSKVTAENWMMEAELALNRLRKVVDRIIIVGFSMGGIIALYLALRYKVEKLVLLSAAAKYISPRYLLEDAAVLLTKNYPPNTFYHLYDYKLRNTPLHAAKEFVRVVKMVEPYYGMIMTPVCVVQGKKDGIVPFSTGEHLLRSLGSVQKQLIVSENGKHHICYSDDSHEWFPKVYEFMKK; this comes from the coding sequence ATGAAAACAGGTGTGTTGTTCCTCCATGGGTTTACCGGAGGGACGTTTGAAGTCCGTCCTTTCATTCGGTATGTGGAGGAGAGGACGGACTGGATCACTTCCGTACCGATTTTGCCGGGGCATGACTTTCCGATCGATTTGAGCAAAGTTACTGCGGAAAACTGGATGATGGAAGCGGAGCTCGCTCTCAACCGGTTGAGGAAAGTAGTCGACCGCATTATCATCGTCGGCTTTTCGATGGGTGGCATCATTGCACTGTACCTCGCTTTGCGGTACAAAGTCGAGAAGCTCGTCCTGCTCAGCGCGGCGGCGAAGTACATCAGTCCGCGCTATCTTCTTGAGGATGCGGCCGTGTTGTTGACGAAGAACTATCCGCCGAACACGTTCTATCATCTATACGACTATAAATTACGGAATACGCCGCTCCATGCTGCAAAGGAATTTGTCCGTGTCGTCAAAATGGTGGAACCGTATTACGGAATGATCATGACACCAGTCTGCGTCGTCCAAGGGAAGAAAGACGGCATCGTACCATTTTCGACAGGGGAGCATCTACTACGCTCGCTAGGCTCCGTCCAAAAGCAGCTGATCGTATCGGAAAACGGAAAGCATCACATTTGCTACAGCGACGACAGTCATGAATGGTTCCCTAAAGTATATGAATTCATGAAGAAGTGA